Part of the Lycorma delicatula isolate Av1 chromosome 13, ASM4794821v1, whole genome shotgun sequence genome is shown below.
tggcagtgatgttcacgtACAAGACatgtgctccagccaggcagctggaaaactcaggagagaaaatcctctttgggaaaacagtcaagtacctgggagtagtccttgACAAACGGCTTACATtagagaacatgttaaatatgtgacccaaagggcaaaggccgtatGGGTCTAACTATACCCAGTaatgaacagtgccagcccatatccactggcaaccaaattgctcatttttcggctatacgtcctgccaattctaacatatgcttacccgtcATAGTGATCTTTGTTGAACTGCACGCTTCAAAATAAATTAGcacccacaccgtcccacgaagagaccataatttcatttagtcagcatatgcgactccatacgcagaacggggcgcatttctccctccaaataactagagctctggtaggcgcactcctgctagcccataggtccTGGTACCGAAAGTACTCCAGCAGATGAACTGAAGGGGAATTACTCCGAAAGAACACCATGCCTTCTTAAAATTTCGTATATTTAAACTGAATCAACGAGCATACGAGGAAAGATATTTTCTTCCGTGTACAAAATACTGAATTTCCAACAAAATTATTCCATGAATGCACCTCAGATATATTCTTtcggataaattatttaaaaactcccTGTTTACTGTTTGTTTCTCTTTAGCACATTTTTGAATCTTCAACATTTCATATCTTTAATGCTAACTTGGGGTTTCCCCTCAGTTTTCAATTTGACTACATTATGCGAATTACTGAGCACATTCTTTTCCTTCTTATAGTGgatgttttgtattataaaggCGTCGCCTTTTTTAATTCTTCGAAATTAAAAacgatcagatttctttttttatgctcGTGTTAGCGGAAATCTGTTCAGTTAACATAATCTTTATGCAATTTACTGGTTTACAGCAGAAGAGAACGTAATGCAGAATGCTAGACATGGAAGGTAAAACTCTTTTCCAAATTATACATAAAACCAGGACATACTTTGAAAATAATACCGAAGAACTTAAAATGTGCTGTGAAAATGGCAGACTATATATGAATAATGGAAAGCATTTtctagaaaaaacattttctatcggtaTCGAACGATGAATTCTTTGTTAGGTTCCTCTACAATGGCCTCTTTAAACACGTGAATCTGTAAAAGtaagaaattcagaaataaatctaatttatcatCCTCCGAATGAAGTCAAATATGTTACTTGCTGCGATCGGTAGGATGTACCACTGTGTGTTCACAAACGGCCCTTTTTAGGAAACAAGTTGTTTGCCCTCTAGCAGTGCATATCTAAGTTGCCTGCGGCGTCGTTGAATCTATCTCCTACATGTCGTCaaagtttactttttcatttattgttatttattcaaaatacggCTCGCGAAAAGACTACAAAAACGATCAGATTACTGAATATCTGgttgtttatttagaaaacattttcactatcaaaagaaatgaaaatactcgtatttttcttaaaaaaagtcattgatAATAACTATTTCAGGTTATATTGAAatggaaaattcaatttcaaatttttcccttatgtaaaaaaaaaggtttattacagttttatcgGCATCACTGATGACCGGGACGCCTAATGCGTATTACGTCAATACtgttttttgtcaaaaaagtagaagaaattacagataaataaaatagttttagtttttcaCTTATCGTCTCTTTGTTCTAAGTTATTTACCACTGAAATGACTGAGGATTATAAGTCTCctttaaaattatagatgttattatacatatatatattttttatttattttccagccGGTATTTtggattttgataaaataaaacaacgttATGAAGATGATTATCTAAGTCACATGATTTTTCAAAATCAACATAATGCAAATGTTTcgaataaaaattgtatgaattgtattaaagattttgtaaattatgaaCTACAAAGGTGGAATAAAATTGAACCAACAGTACGTTCTTCTATAAATTCGGATAAAATGATAACAGCTGAACAGCTGGACACCATGagagatatatttataaactataacaGGTATATTGATGCAGTGCAGTCATGGATCACTACATGTTCGAGTACTTCAACATACGATGTTACGAAAAATTTTCAATCAGGacctgaatttcaaaaaataaacccaTTAATATCATacggaaaaagtgaaagaatggAGGAAtgtatatatcattatattaatgaaagtaagtaaaattaaacgtaatgttAAGATTATTTGTCAAAGCATAGAGAGTCAACATCACAGATGTTGACTGATATTGACAGGCGACTGAAATGTCCTGTCTACCCAGTTCATTCTTCCGTTAACTATACCATAAGCGCTGTATTTTAGATGCTGTAGGCAGTAAAACAGCGCGTATTTCTGTTTACTCTTTCTTTACTTTACCGTGTAACAACAAAGGGATACGCACAGTTTATTTAGCTACATGAACTTCAGTTTCATGCCTTTAGAGAAGGCTCAAACtgaattaatattcttataatattttccagttacaccagtaaatatctaaaattgaGAAATTGTGATAAATTTCATGATTCGGATTAATTAAACCAtactaattaacaaaatcatatcAAAGGTTACGGACTCGTGtcgtacaaaattacaaattattaaattcatttaataaaaattataattaaaattctataatacaATATTGGATACATTGATGGGTGAATTAATACTGTGAATATTTGACGTGAAAAACAGGATTTGAATAAGTTTCATGAGCGATCAATTAATAATGTCCGCCcagaatattcataaaatattattctaacctCTACTAGAAAGATGctactagtaaaatattaattgtaaaagaatCGTGGGTTGTTTTTAGTACTGTGATTAAATATTGGTCATCCTGACCACCGTAACGGAACATATCCGCCTTCTGAAAATCCCCGTCATCACTTTACCCAATCAGTTACTAGCTGTAACAGACTTTATGAAAGATGGACTTTTCGACTGCTAAACATCATTGGCTACCAGAGTCATCAATCTGGCATCTGTCACGATGCCAAAGATGCAAATGTCTGGACAGGTAATTCCATCAGTGTGTTCTTTCCCCTTTACGGCAGAAAGGGGAAAGGCGGCCTTGTAAAAGGCGGCAGAAGTACTGCCGCCTTTGTAAAAGGCGGCAGTACTTCTGGCTTCTTGCAATTTCGCTCATCTAGTTTAATTTGTGGCACTCCCAACTAACTCGCTGATCCTTTCGTGGAAGCGCGTTCCCCTTGTCTAtctataaaatcaaattacttgaaaatagttattttcctTAACAACATTTTAAACTGAACtgcaatatcaaatatttatttatttcagtctacTGAAAAAATGCAAATACTATTCTCTCATccattaaaaaagtgtttttcgtaAACACGTAAGTTTTCTCCTGCGGATTTCCAAATTGATTCGTACTTTGTCAAAAACAATCTAGAGATTCCATCGACACACCGCAGCTCTATCACACAGTTCTTAATACAATCTACTTCTATTCTGAAAACATAATAGCTAAACTAGTCGGATCTAGCTGCCGAAACGCCTATCTTGGTGAAACAAGCGCCCAACCAGGCCCCTAGCCAAACGGGTAGTCGGttagattaaaaacattacagTCATTAAAACTAGTACTTCCGCCaaactaacataatttttcatttctatcaAACAGCTGCTAGTCGGTAACAGGAAAACAATGACGTAAAATgatggattttgttttttaacgcttataagtaaaatatttaatatattagttttaataatatttttttaactaaagataagaaaaaaaatgccttcacaaaagaaaagtattcttacttatagtttttttttatgtattagtaaTTCGTGTTACgcattgtttaaatgttttacttctctttaataaacagttacgttaattttaccaaattatatTATGTTGTTGTGAACAAGTGTTATCGAACATCGATAATCTCCAGACAATTTTCTATCGTcgagatatgaaaaataaaattagtatctcTCTATTTAGCATCATTAGtgtctttcaattttattaatgtttttttttataactaattttttctttacatttcagagagatacagaaatttattagcgTCTACAGGGAAAAAGGTAAACGCTGAAGATGAAGTTGAAACTAAGGTATCTGAGCTCATACaccaaattacttattaataagtaACTCTACGTGGAAACTCGATTATATGGAAAAttcgaattaaatattttattaggaattcgaatttcttgttaaatatgtaatatgaaatcgataataaataaaaagtaaaaaaaaataaaacgaaattttctaatttaatgtatttatcacctttcctgatttatcataaaatattaaaatctattttcaatctattttattttcatttacttctgctcttaaaaaaatgaaggtttttcgggtttgtcttttattattttttttcaatatagatatttagaaatgtaagtttttaaaattaagaaattgaataatttcgttGATTTTCCTAAACATGCGACCGATCAAAACGCCGGTTTAGAGATAATTTCAACAATCGATAAGATTTTAAAACTGGGTGAAACAAAAATAATCGCAACCGGTACTACTATATCACTGCCTAAAAAATATAAAGCGCAAATAATACCTAGATTGGTTATGGCGATAAGTTATGGCTTTACAGATGTGAATTCACCAGGTACAGTCGATACTGATTACCGAGGTGAAATTAAAGTCGGTCTTATTAAATTGGGCTATAAGGATATTACAGTGCAGTGGGGAATAAGAATCCCGCAAATGATAATATCTTAATACAAACGCCTATCGTTGACGGAAAGCGTAACACTAGATAAAACTGAACGTAATGGTAAGGGTTTTGGTTCGACTGATTTTATATAGTAGTGGGAGTGCGCGGGGCTTAGGTCACCTGATCAGAATACTGGTCTCTGATTGGCTGCTGTGCGTCAAGCAGTCATCTAAATCTGTTGTCCCTGGATTTGATTCTTGTTCTGTCCGGTTGTTAGGTTATTTGTGTCCGCATACTGACAAAAGTGgtttttgcctattttttaactgtttgttggAACGTGTTAATCTAAAAATTCTCTTCAAAGTTGGTGACAAGAACCTCGTTCTGAGTTTTAATATGCCTGTGACGCTCTTGCCAGTAGTTGGTAATGTTTTAGATAAGGTTCTGTAATTCCGTTTGAATgagcgttttacaaaaaaaaaacaaaaatttgctgATTGACTATCAGTATGGCTTCGGTTCAGCCATGGGCACAGAGGGTGCTATTATATGTGCAATGTATTTTTTGGATATATCaggagttttaaaatttttcgatGTCCATctgcttttttttcaattacaaaggCCAGGTTGCATGCGGATTAAGATCGAGGTACTCAAAAGTTATTTCAGAAACAGAGTAGTTCTTCTTGGGAGTGACGCTGGAATAGAAAACACTCTGTCTTAACATTGTCTGTAGTGCAGTGTATTATCAATCCTTCTCTGGGTATTCCAATTCAAATCGCTGATGCGGTTGAGATTGCTCAGTCGTTGCAAAATCACTGATTATGGATTTTATGGTCAAATGAAACTCAAGGAAACAGATCGAGTTAtgaaaagataacaatttttcgGGTACGGAAACTATCTAATTTGTGGATTCCACACGTAATAACCAccggcaaaaaaaagaaaagttccgGCACGATAGTTGTCGATATCTTTACCACTATCCCAATTTGCGTTATATTGCCAGAAAcacaattgaaataattttaattacatttatgtaatagGATGTAAATTAGTCTCATTTACGTAAGATTATCACTGTTCCGTTCCTAGTTGAGGCGACGTATGATGCTCTTTAGTGTCTACTACCACTGGCATGAGAGTCAAGCTCATACATTCACTCAAGTAAGAATGCCGCCGGATACGGTCATGTATATTTTATGGTGACTTACTGGTCTAATGTGACTATTCTAGAGTCGGACCCCACTTGGAGCggtcatgatttgtttaatgtaacatttcattctagtgcagaatatttttattttgtagtcagAAGTCTCACGTGGCTTACAgtatttattgataatgttcaattgtataattttcactAACGTGTCAATTTATTCATCAGTCGAATGTGACTTTAATTttcgatattcaaaaaatttcttatgtgacaaattataatttaacggtTCAAGAAGAATATGTTATAGTTCATTTCATCATCTGGACCACACGATTTCTTAATACTTTCCGTACTCGCTCTACAACTTAATAATGACATTTAAAGGTAAATGGCCCGTACGCTGGAAGATAATCTTGGAAGGACAGTTCTCGGAACAAGTACGAGTTTTTAATAATCTTGTTTTGATATATTATACGACAGAAATACAGATGTAGATAAGAAACTGAGCCGATTTGAGTGAGTCTGTGGTTCAGTACGCAGAATGTTCGGGAAACAGGCCAAAGAGGATACTCaggtaaaattctaaaaaacaatAGCCGTGTCTATTCTTACCTAAAGTAGTGAAGTGTGAATTTTGCTAAGTTGGGATGAGTCACGTATTCAGGCTCCTGATGAGGTTTTTGAGAGCGGTCAAAAAATGTACTCGAGTAGACCGAATACGGCAAcatcataaataagaaatatcataAATGATGGAGTCATCATTTGATTCGTATGCCGCTTTGCAGACTTCCTTCTCAAATATGGAGATACAAACCGAGGGGTagaagagatataaaatgcccaaGAAAGCGATGATGCAGGAACAGGCCAGTGAGCCTAATCCATGACGTATGAAAACGATGACATTTATGTTACTAAATTCTggtatgaaatattcattttgattctacaaaatttaaactgatatttttcaaCTCTTCTTCATGGTTCTGTATTCAGTATTGGGAGTCATCACAATACTGGCACAGTTCTGTGTGCCTCTTTCTGATCTTACATCTCGATTGCGCCCTGAGGGGATAAGAtaccgcctcgtagcgtgtctaGTCGCTACACCACTCCGTCCGTATCTTACCAGTTGTGGCTAACGGAGGACACCTTCTTGCCCACAAACTGATCATATTCCACAGCGCTCAGTCCGTCCTCGTGAGATGACACCGATCCAAATGCCCCGAGGTATATCTACATCAATAATTTCGCTCCAGTAAACGTTTTTTTGCCTTCTGAAGAAAGCAACAGACACCCAATATTACAACGCAGCCCTCAGGAACAACGCTAGAAGCCTACCCGCGTAAgatcgaagaccccgcgcctaccaCCACTTTAAAGccttaaattattaatacccaATTCGTATAGAAGCAACAAGTATACCAGGAAAGCATATCAAACAGCAAAATTCAGTCTAACAGCAACAAGATATTGTTAATTATGGGAATTATGggacctcaggtctggtccgtcCGGAGCTGAGTACTATTTCTAGTTTCCCACTACAGCTCGACTTTTGAGGACCGCTCCGATCAACACTCAGTTGATCGCACCCAGCATTTAACCTATTATCCCTTTAATAAGTGTGCACTCGATTTCGACCAATCGCCATGCTAAGTTAGTAAATCATGCTCGGGAGTAAGCTCTCCGCGCACAAACTCCATTGAAACTAAAAATCTAACCAAGGCCGGTGTCTAGCACGCCTATCTCTTGCCAGTTTAATTGCCTGGGCGGAGCCCTATCTACCCGAGATCCTAAACAGGAAAACGTATACACTAACGCCGACACTGGTTAGAGAAGCAGAAGACTAGTCATGTAACAACAACCGCAGAAACCGCAAGGAAATCTAAACTCTACCAGAACCACACCATCAGTAAGAACAGCATCTCATTCTGAGAATGAgactagcaaaaaaaaaaggacAGATCCACTCTTGTTGAAGCGGTAGAATCGCTGCTAACAGAGTTTTACCACTAAAAGCCCGAGGTCGAAATTTTATgttgccaaagaagcgatttgatGTCGTAAAGGTAAACCTACAGCGTTCCCCATCAGAGAGGAGATGGATCACAATTCACAGAACACACAATAAATGTCCTGGAAGATCACGCAGCTTGAGATGGGCGTAGTTGAAAACAACCCCGAGACTCACAAGAACAAATTTCCTAACTCTGCGTACACACCAATCTTCAACGAAGGATACTAACTAtccaagaaatataaaatacaattctaCCCCACGTAAGTAACAGTCACAGTTCTTATTGTTGACCGAATGCATGCACTCTCTGCGCAACGGTTTAGAGTTGACGCATGACGGAGCGTCGTGTTTCTTAGGACAGTCGTCGCGCTTGTGACCTTCCTCGCCACAATGCGCACAGACTGACGCATTCTTACAGAATTTTGCTTTGCGACTAAAATGACAGCACTTGAAGCACCTTTGTACATCCACGTACTCTTTAACACTACAGACAAAAGATCAACGTACAGCCTACTCTCATACACAAACTACTTAAAGAGACCAGCGCCAAGTTCAAAACCGCCATTATACCGCTGGGCATCAGGCCTACCAGCCTTGAAGAGGATCCTTGAAGaggaaaatgaatataaaatgaattatgaatATATTGGATGCAGAGTAAAGCGATAAAGAAATtcgatttttaaagaaagttttacatACAACCTAATgtcaatcaatataaaaaaaatatatatgtaataaaaaactcGTTAAGAATCACTCTCTtattaaacgcactaaaacgtaaaaattaatttcatagatTCAAATTAAAGATTGATGTTTTCCAATTCTTCCATATGACTGATAAATGGCCAAAGATTGGCGTGCTCATATCAACGAACAAATCTTTGTCACCCACTTTAGatcattcatcacgcatatgaaaaattagcaaaaatatcaaaatcttaCAACAAATCTTACATATTACTATCAAAGCTAGTTGTCAAACACATTCTGAAGTACCgtgcttataattatttttcccttttaatgCGTTTAGtttaagaatgttttaaaatgttttttacaaatttactatattttctacattttagtatTCATAAGGTTATAcattacagctgcgctagcgcacagattAGAGCGATCATCAAAGTTTACATGCTACTTTCTACATTCCAATACCGCAGACAGAGTATAAGCAgctaaaaaagttcatatatcttaaaatattactgcgTGTAATCACGCCGTGATACCGCTGGGCATCACGCCTGCCATTCTTGAAGAGTAGCCTATACACTCTTTTCCGAATTCGGTATCATCCATTTCGGTGTTCTGCTCCCTCACGAGAGACAAAACCTCCTCATCGAATAGCCGCCTGTCAATGTCGTAGACAATAACCCGGAGCCTACGCTTTCGCTTCGGGTCGAACTTAACCTCGAGATTCTTTACCTCAGGAGACTACGATATGACTTGGACTGTCTCCTTTGTCATTCGCAACCACTACGTGACCCTTGCtggtatcttttatttttctaatcttgAAGATTTTCCTGTCTCTGCGAAGAGCGACCTGGAAATACTCCTTGAGTTGTCTACTAGTCTTAGTCGACCTCTCAGGCTTGTTTATGAATAAACACGGGCTGGTTCGAAGCTTGACTAGTCTCACGCTTGTCTCTTACAATATATAAGTTCCAGTCTCTAAGCGGGACCTTTCCGATCCGACAGAGGTAATCCCCGAATGACCTATGACGCTACAACCACTGAGCCGTCCAGAAATCCAATTCTCCATGCTGTCTGTTGACTCAGGCAGCCATCTCCAGGTAATACAGGGGATGAGGGGgccgataaaaattgaaaaatactgtttttgttataaaaaaattttatattacctcacaactaatgtaatattaaaatttcatcattaattacCCACACCACAAAAACGTAACACTAGGTAACTTTTTCACGTATATTTATTTctctactatataagaataaataactaatgccaggaaagtatatcaATTTTGCCATCGGCGTTTTTAAAGTTATACATTcagaatttgtttttagattactTCATAATATTAAGCGAATACATCATAATTATCACATTTGCAAGTTAAATCGAAGAATCAAgagattacattgaaaaattattagaaacaaatacgtaaactgctatggaaaattttaattttaatttcaattttcggAAAATTGAATTGATCTAGAGTCAAGCTTGATCTAGAGTCAAGCGATTAAGAAATTCGTATTTTAAAGAAAGGTTTACCTACAACCTAATgtcaatcaaataaaaaaaaaatatatataatatcaaacTCTTTAAGAACCACTCTTATATTATACacactaaaacgtaaaaattaattacctagCTTCAAATTAAAGATTTGGTGTTTTCCAATTCTTCCATATGATTGATAAATGGCCAAAGATTGGCGTGCTTGAATCAACGTACAAATAATCTTTGTCCCCCAGTTTAGATCATTCATctcgcatatgaaaaaattagcaaaaatatcaaaatctcacAACAAATCTTAATAATACAATGAAAGCTAGTTGTCAAACTCATTCTGAGGTACcgtgcttaaattatttttcccttttaatgcatttatcttaaaaatggtgttatatattttttcacaaatttactatattttcaactttttagtaTTCATAACGTTATAcattacagctgcgctagcgcacagattAGAGCGATCATGCTTCAAGTTTTCATGCTTCTTTCTACTTTACAAAACCGCAGACAAAAGTATAAGCagctacaaaaaattatatatcgtaAAATATTACAGTGTGTAATCATATACACTTCAAACATCACAAGCAGCACAAATCTTAGGTCTGTGGTCACACTCATTAAAATCTGTCATGCAATTATACACTAAACCAGTCAGTAATGGCACTCAATGCACGAAATAAAATTCCGGATTTCCAAACCCCATCCATAATTTAACAAAGGTTGCCGGCAATTTCTTTTTCACCTTGTCTGCCGTCATGGATTTAAGTTTTGTCGGCagccaaattaattttatgattttttttgtacttttttgaatttgtttgatttttattattttttttgtaatttcacgGTGATTTTCATCTTAGTTTGTAATCTACGCAGGGAAAATGCGCACTTTTCACTTACGATCGAATaggaataatgaaattttttactagcTCATAAGTATCATAAGTCATCagacataaatattgaatttaacggttatatgaaattataaattttgtttcggcTGTAGAAACAATACTTTCGTTCCAATTAATCGATTGAAACCACAATTTCACAAATATTAATACTTCTTTAACTAacaaaatatgcatgtaaacgaggtcAAACAAATTCAAAGGgcgaattttttcattttattaagggTCATTGTTTTCTCTAATTATCGCaacttagcgacttgaaaatgtcgGTAACATGTGTTGTTATCAAAAGCAAacctgtatgaaaaatttctgaGCGAATGGATTAGAGGAACTGCTTCAAAATTAGACTGAAAGTTTCCGTACAATGAATCGCATATACAGAGTCCAAGTGcaagttaatataagagtggtaataaatacttccaaatatgttTAAATGTGATTATGTatgattaaatacattttaattggtCTCATTTAATATgcaagtttcaactcagaaatattGTTTGTGGAAGTGTCGTATGCCACTTTTACAAACAATAACTGtagtttgttttgaaaaaaggaattttaaaaaagaaattgcaattatttttttaaacagatagtAAGTTTAAACATTATGGGGGGcgcaaaaatattattgattctCAATATTTGCAGTGCgcgaaaaaatttgagaattaaTGCTCTAGATGAACTAGGTGGaccctaaaatttaaatatttgcaagACACCCGATTCCCAATTTTTAAATGAGCagcataatttttcctttaaggGATATAGTTCATATCGTTTATCTTTTAATCTTGCCAATATAACCCcgttttatattaagcttagcACATGGATTTGGGCTCCATATTTAaccatttaaagaaatttagCCCTAATTCccccttctccaaaaatcgaaaaacaaataattttatttttgtatatattttagcCTATTATGTAATATCTTCGTAAGCATTAGTAGTAGAGTAAGTACCCCCCCTTACAAAAGAATATACTTTGTAGTCAAAATTGTGATTGGGGGTGGGTATGAAAAATTaacatagattttttaatttgtattacaataaaatttcttc
Proteins encoded:
- the LOC142333590 gene encoding uncharacterized protein LOC142333590; the encoded protein is MVHIKLVSILLLSVVYYNEASEKSAIDKAKWEEYYLKEKQNITDILNRPQLYHTQISCYLCILAEINKKIDSIKLLSNANDQIENFNKFKSDMKLFKERFEYWHNLCDKGMPTNTRKTFYEIYTTTHYKATIQQKTPFNVEVCMQRFTRAESGILDFDKIKQRYEDDYLSHMIFQNQHNANVSNKNCMNCIKDFVNYELQRWNKIEPTVRSSINSDKMITAEQLDTMRDIFINYNRYIDAVQSWITTCSSTSTYDVTKNFQSGPEFQKINPLISYGKSERMEECIYHYINEKRYRNLLASTGKKVNAEDEVETKVSELIHQITY